A section of the Castanea sativa cultivar Marrone di Chiusa Pesio chromosome 12, ASM4071231v1 genome encodes:
- the LOC142619131 gene encoding germin-like protein subfamily 1 member 14, protein MRKAYIVTVALFALAFSLASASDPDPLQDFCVALKDYSDYSKSAVFVNGKFCKDPKLVKAEDFFFEGLDIAGNTDNKVGSNVTTVNVDTLPGLNTLGISLARIDFAPYGENPPHTHPRGTEILVVLEGTLFVGFVTSNPDNRLFTKTLNKGDVFVFPIGLIHFQFNVGKTNAIAISGLSSQNAGVITIADAVFGSNPPINPNVLTKAFQLDKNVVEELQKEFGGDN, encoded by the exons ATGAGGAAAGCTTACATTGTAACTGTTGCCCTCTTCGCATTGGCATTCTCTCTTGCCTCTGCCTCTGACCCTGATCCCCTGCAGGACTTCTGTGTTGCACTTAAGGACTACTCGGACTACTCCAAATCAGCGG TATTTGTTAATGGAAAGTTCTGCAAGGATCCAAAGCTTGTCAAAGCTGAAGATTTCTTCTTCGAGGGATTGGACATTGCTGGGAACACAGATAATAAAGTTGGGTCAAACGTCACTACCGTGAATGTAGACACATTACCAGGCCTCAATACTCTTGGCATATCCCTGGCTCGAATTGACTTTGCACCATATGGAGAAAATCCTCCCCATACTCACCCTCGCGGCACTGAAATTCTAGTAGTCTTGGAGGGTACTCTCTTCGTTGGTTTTGTAACATCCAACCCGGATAATCGTCTCTTCACCAAAACTCTAAATAAGGGGGATGTGTTTGTCTTTCCAATTGGTCTCATTCACTTCCAATTCAATGTGGGAAAAACTAATGCAATTGCCATTTCTGGTTTAAGCAGCCAAAATGCAGGCGTAATCACAATAGCAGATGCTGTCTTTGGATCCAATCCTCCTATTAATCCTAATGTTCTCACCAAGGCCTTCCAACTCGACAAAAATGTGGTTGAAGAGCTTCAAAAAGAATTTGGAGGtgataattag